A region of the Stieleria neptunia genome:
TGGTTGGAGCTGCAGTTGGACCTGCTCGATCGCATGGGCGAACCGGCTTTCATCGCCAAGTACATGGAATGAGCATGACAGGCTGGAAGCCTATCCCACTTCTTGGACCGATTTGAGCCTGATGACGTGTTGGTTCGTTGGGACGGACGGATCGTGTACAATCGTGCCGGCTGGATTTGACGGAATCTACTTTCTGGAGCACGATCGTGGCAGGTTTTTCTCGGGGCACTCGCCGACGTTGGTTCACCCGTTTCTGTTTCGTTCATCCGGTGATGCTGCTGGGGCTTGTGTTGCTGTCGGGCCCGGCCCGCGGCGGCGATGCCGGATCGACGATCGATCCGTTGGCGGCGAACTTGCAGCCTTACCTGGATCTGCTCTCGGGATCGCAGCAGGAATTTGAACTTCGCTGCCGGGCGGAGGTTCCGATCGATGGCGACGCACAGACGATCAAGATTCGTCTTGCCCGCTATGGAAATCATGCGTTCGATCTGGATCTGGAGCACCGCGATTACGAAGTACGCATTCGCCGCCGCGACGGTGCCACGGCATTCGCGCTGCCCAAGCATGGCGTGGTGTATGTCGGCCGAGGCGATGCAGCGGCCGATGCAGAGGTAGCCGATACAGCGGCCGATTCGCTGTCGCCCAGCGGATTGTCGCAACGATTGATCTCCACGCGAACGACGCTTTCGACTTACGCGCCGCTACTGGCGACTCCGGATGGGGCCGCCATCGCAGCCGCGCTGAAGACCTTTGTCGGCATCACGTACGATCCCGCGACCCGGCGTGGACGCGGCAACGGATCGGTGGAGTTTTCCTTTGAGCCGAATGGTTCGCTGCAGGTTCGAGTGGAGGATGCCCAGTTGGATCTGTTCATCGCCGATCAACCTAGCGCCATGGCCGGTGCCGACGACTGGCCGGGAATGAAACAGATTGAAATCCCGCGAGAAGAATTGGAACGGACACTGGTTCGCGGCGTCCGACGTGCCGTTGAGATCTTGGCACCGTCGAAGGTGCTGACGAGCCCGAGCAAACGGGATCGGGAAACCGCCAGTGGTCGACTGCGGTGGATCGACGGGCATCGCGTTGTTTTGCTCTCCGGCTCACCTCGCGAGATCGGTCGCGCCCATGGCGAATTACTGACCGACGAGGCCCAGGCCTGTATCGACTCGGTGCTGCACACGTTCGGCGTCGTGCAAACGATTCGCTCGGGCAGCTGGTTCCGCCATGACTTGGATGCCGCCTTCGCGCGATTGTCGCCCCACATTCCGGATCGGCATCGAATCGAGACGCGGGCGATGGCCCGGGCGCTCGGACTGGATGAAAATCTAGTCGATTCGCTGAACGTTTTTCCGGAACTGTTTCATTGCAGCGGCTTTGCCGTGTTCGGCGAGGCGACTCGAGATGGCAAGCTCTACCATGGCCGGGTGCTGGATTACATGACCACGATTGGCCTGCAAGATTCGGCGACCACCTTCATTGTTGCCGCCGACGGGCAGATCCCCTTTGCCAACGTCGGTTACGCCGGCTTCATCGGCAGCGTCAGTGGGATGAACGCCCAAGCCATCTCGCTGGGCGAGATGGGTGGTGGTGGTGAAGGCCGGTGGGACGGTGTGCCGATGGCGACGTTGATGCGGCGGGCGCTTGAAGAGTGCAGCACGCTGGATGAAGTGATCACGTTGTGGCGAGACAGCCCACGGACCTGCGAATATTACTATGTGTTTGCCGACGGCAAGACCAATCGTGCCGTCGGTGTGGCCGCCGATCCCGATTCGATTGAGTTCATTCAACCGGGCCAAGCCGATCCGCGGTTGGGCGAAGGCATTCAGGACGCGGTCGTGCTTTCGGCGGGGGATCGGCTGAAAGTCCTGCGGCAGCGTGTTCACGAAAAGCACGGTCAAATCGATGCCGAAGTGGGCAAATGGCTGATGAGCCGACCGGTCGCGATGCAGTCGAATCTGCACAACGTGTTGTTCGTCCCCGCCGATCAAGTGATGTATGTAGCCAACGCCGACCACCGACGCCCCGCTGCAGAACGCCCCTACGTTCGTTTGGATCTGCGGGAACTGTTGACGTCGCTGGCCGGCCGCGGAGGGGAGTGAAGACGGCAACGTTTCCGTCCAACAATTCTGCTATGTTAAGGATCGAGCGGAATAGAAGTGTCAGGCGGATTCGCAGCCAAGAGACGGTGTGATCGTGCGCCCATGGATGAATTAAGAAACGAAATTGAATCGCTGCGCTCGCAGTTGGCTGAGTTCGACGCGGCGAACCGACAAAGCCAATCGACGACCAGCGAGCACTATCAATCGCAATTGCTCGATAGCGTGCAAGAATCCGTCATCGGCACCAACTTGGATGGCGACGTGACTTACTGGGGGCGCGGCGCAGAGCACCTGTACGGCTACACGCCGGAGGAGGTCCTTGGCAAATCCATCACGTTCATCGTCGAACCGGAGGAAGAGCGGGTCGAACGTGAACGCATGCGGCAGGTCTTTGAGACCGGATCATGGAAGGGCGTGTATCAGCAGCGGCGGAAAGATGGCACCAAGTTTTGGGCGTCCACGATCATTTCGCTGGTCACCGACAAGGCCGGGAACCCGACGGGGTTTATCGGAATTGACATTGATATCACCGAACAGAAACAGGCCAACGAGGAACTCGACCAGCTGAACTTGGCGATTGAGAATGCGATGCAAGGCATCTCGCGGCTGGATCGGGAGGGGCGTTTCATCATGGTCAAGCCGCAGTACGCCGCGATGCTGGGTTATCAACCCGACGAGTTGCTCGGCCAATCGTGGACGGTGACCGTCCCCGAAGACAGTCAACCCCTCGCGCGCGAGGGTTACGAGACGATGTTGCGTGAGGGGCGTGCGACGGCGGAATGCCGGGCGCTGCGAAAAGACGGATCGGTGTTTTTCAAGCAGTTGTTGTTGGTGAAAACCTTCGATGCACGAGGCGAGCGCGACGGCCACTACTGTTTCATGAGTGACGTCACGAAGCGCAAGCAGGCTGAGAATCAGCTGCGAGAAAAGGAGGCCCAGCTCGCCCATGTTTCACGGCTCTCGACGATGGGAGAGTTGGTCGCCGGCATCGCGCACGAGGTCAATCAACCGCTCTACGCGATTGCCAACTTTGCGGCCGTCGCGGGAAAGAAGCTTGAGAACCGTCACGATGAACTGAGTCAAACGCTGCAAGAATTGAATCGTCTGGTCGCCGAGCAGGCGGTGCGGGCCGGCGAGATCATCCGGCGTTTGCGAGCGTTCGTCGGCAAAACCGATGGTGTCCGTTCGACGCTGGACATGAATGCGGTGATTCGCGATGCGGTGGCCATCTTGACGCCGATGACACACGTCGCGGATGCATCGGTCCGGCTGGAATTGTCGCCCACGCCGGTCGTCGTCCATGCCGATCGCGTGCAGTTGGAACAAGTCGTCGTCAATCTGGTTCGCAACGGACTTGAAGCGGTCAGCGGCCGCGAGCCCCGTAGGATCACGGTACGGACCGCCTTGGACGAGTCAATGGTCCGGGTCTCGGTGGAGGACACGGGGATCGGCGTGTCGGAGCATGCACGGGACAAATTGTTTGACGCGTTCTTCACGTCCAAACAAGACGGGCTGGGGATGGGGTTGTCGATCAGCCGCACGATCGTGGAAGCCCACGACGGCCGGATCGGGGCAACGCCGCGTCCGCAGGGCGGATTGGTGGTCCATTTCACGTTGCCGCACGCGCCAGGGGAGCCCCGATCTCAGGCCGAATGTGATGCCGGGGCAAGTCGGTCGACGGAGGCATCGTCTGCCAACAGTTCGGCCAATCGACTTCCCAGTTGATTCAAGTCCTCGGCCGAATGAGTGGTTTGGTGCGTGGCCGCCATCGCCTGTCGGGTGGTCCGATCGATCTGGTTCATCGACTCGGTGATCTGGTCCATGCTGGTCGCTTGCTGGCTGGACGCGGTCACGATCCGTGCGGCAACGCGTGACGCTTCGCCGACCATGGTCACCAGGGTTTCGATCGTCTGCTCGGCTTTGACGACGACACCGCTGGCGTCACCGACCGATTGCGTTCCCTGTTCGGTCGCCAGCACCGCGTGGTTGGTGGCGTGTTGGATCTCGCTCAAGATCTCGCGGATCTGGCCGGTCGATTGTCTGGCTTGTTGGGCCAGCGATTTGACCTCCGCGGCGACGACCGAAAATCCCTTGCCGGCTTCGCCCGCCCGGGATGCCTCGATGGCCGCGTTGAGTGCCAGCAGATTCGTTTGGTCGGCGATTTCGTTGACGGTCGTGATGATTTCCCCGATCGCTTGGGCGCGTTCGGCCAACATCAGAATGCTGTCGGCGGTCGATTCGACCCGTTCCCGCACGTTGTTCATCGAAACCCTCGTGTCCTCAATCGCCTTGCGACCCGAGCGTCCGACTTCGTCGGCCCGCCGCGAGGCTTCGGCGACCTCGTTGGCCAAATGCATCGACTCCTGGGCCGTCCGTGCGGCTTCTTCGACGGCCGAGGACGTTTGCGTGACCGCGCTGGCCTGTTCTTCGATCCCCAGGGATTGCTGTTTCATCGTCGCGGAGATTTCGGAACTGGCGACCGACAGGTGGCTGACGGTTTCCCGAATGGCTTCAAACAATCGCGTCCGTTCCTGCTCGTCTTGTTTGCGACGCTCGATGTCTTGCAGCGTCGCGATAAAGATCCGTTCTCCTGAAAATTCCATTTGGGTGACGCGCAGCGCGATGGGGACCTGACGGCCCTGTTTGTCCACGCCGTAGGCTTCGCTCTCATCGCCATGGCGATCGGATCGGGGCGCTCGGCCGGAGCCCGCGCCCGCGGCGGTGGTGGCGGTCGAAGTGGGGGCGCGTCCGTTGAATCGAAAGCTGGGGATGATGGCGGTGACCGACTGCCCACGCAATTCCGACGCCCGATAGTTCAACAGCGATTCGCAGGACGCGTTGAGCGATTGGATGGTGCCCTTGGCATCGATCGTCAGGATGCCATCGGCCGTCGAATTTAAAATCGCTTGGGTGCGTTTCTCGGCCACGTCCAGTTTTTCCATCGCCGCGTGCATGTTCCCGATCATCGTGTTGAAGGCATGTGCGAGCGCGCCGAGTTCGTCGTTGGAGTCGACTTTGATGCGTTCGTCCAGTGCCTCGCCGATCGTCGCACTCGACGCGTGGTCGGCGATCTTCGACGCCGTCTTCTTGAGCGTTTCGATCGGACCGACGATCCTGCGGGTGGTGAGGAAACCGAATCCGCCGATCAGCGCGGTGGCGATGACGATCGCCAAGATGAACACGAGCAAGGCATGGTCGGCAATCTCGCCGGCCGACTGATTGACGGCTTCGGCGTCGGCGATGATCGCCTGTTGCCACCCTTTCACCTGATCGTTGACGAGCTGAAACTGATCGTTCTCCGCCCGGATCGCATTGATGAACGCCTCCTCTCGATAACCGCCCATGACCTTGTCGACCGTGAAATCTTTGATCTCTCGGTAGTCCTCCCAACTGGCTCGCAGGTTCTGGAACGCTTCCTTCTCACGTCGGCTGTTGGCCGCAAGGTCCCACTGCTTGAACGTCTGGTCCAGCCGATTGGTCAGCAATCGCTGCTCGTTGTTGAGTTGCTCCTGCAGTTCCAAATTGGGCGCCATCACCATCGTCAGCGTCAGTTGCCTGAGTTCGCTGAGCGGGTCGGTGATGTTTAACGCGCCCTTTTGAAACTGTTCGGCCGTCAATCGAACACGGTCGACGGAATCGTGGATTCTCTTGTTGCTGACGATCCCAAAGATGCCCACCGCACAGAACGCGACGACCGAAATCCCGACCAGCAGCAACAGTTTTCCCAGTACGCCTCGGTTTTTCATGGACTTTCTCCGGCGTCGAATTGAATGCGAGTCACTTCCATCGGTTCTTTTCTTGCTTCCGGGTAAGCCCCCTTGCGCACCGACCAGTGTTGGTCGGTCACCTGGATTTTCCACAGCGGATAACAGGCCATTCGGTACGGTTTGAACCCGACCTCTTTGTTGACCGCAAAGACATTGTTCGGCGTTGGAACGAACAGCATGTAGGCCTGGTCATAGACGCGTTGGACGATCTTGTAGGTGATGTCTTCGAATCCCGGATCTTCCACACTCGCCTGGAACATTTCTTCGATGTAACCATCCAGGATGGGATCCGGGAAAATGGTGCTCCAAACGTTATGCGTCCGATAGACGAGAAAGGCGGTGAAGGGATGGTTGAAGAACCAGTCGTCGTTGCCCCATACCAGCAGATCCCACTCGACTTCGTTTTGATCTTGGTTCGTCGTCAGCAGCGGATCAAAGATCTGCTTTTCGCTCTTGACCTCCTCGATGTCCAGCGTGACGCCGACGTAACCCAGTTGGGTCTCGATGCTCCGCCACAAGTCCATGTAGCGGTTTTGCGTCAGGACTTTCAAACGCAGCCCGTTGAGTCGTTTCTTCAGCTGGGCTCGTTTGCCGGCATCGTACGGATCCTCTAATTCGGAGTACGGTTTGAGCAACTGGGTGGATTTGCGCATGCCGGGAAAGAAGGGCGACGC
Encoded here:
- a CDS encoding PAS domain-containing sensor histidine kinase, giving the protein MDELRNEIESLRSQLAEFDAANRQSQSTTSEHYQSQLLDSVQESVIGTNLDGDVTYWGRGAEHLYGYTPEEVLGKSITFIVEPEEERVERERMRQVFETGSWKGVYQQRRKDGTKFWASTIISLVTDKAGNPTGFIGIDIDITEQKQANEELDQLNLAIENAMQGISRLDREGRFIMVKPQYAAMLGYQPDELLGQSWTVTVPEDSQPLAREGYETMLREGRATAECRALRKDGSVFFKQLLLVKTFDARGERDGHYCFMSDVTKRKQAENQLREKEAQLAHVSRLSTMGELVAGIAHEVNQPLYAIANFAAVAGKKLENRHDELSQTLQELNRLVAEQAVRAGEIIRRLRAFVGKTDGVRSTLDMNAVIRDAVAILTPMTHVADASVRLELSPTPVVVHADRVQLEQVVVNLVRNGLEAVSGREPRRITVRTALDESMVRVSVEDTGIGVSEHARDKLFDAFFTSKQDGLGMGLSISRTIVEAHDGRIGATPRPQGGLVVHFTLPHAPGEPRSQAECDAGASRSTEASSANSSANRLPS
- a CDS encoding C45 family autoproteolytic acyltransferase/hydolase codes for the protein MAGFSRGTRRRWFTRFCFVHPVMLLGLVLLSGPARGGDAGSTIDPLAANLQPYLDLLSGSQQEFELRCRAEVPIDGDAQTIKIRLARYGNHAFDLDLEHRDYEVRIRRRDGATAFALPKHGVVYVGRGDAAADAEVADTAADSLSPSGLSQRLISTRTTLSTYAPLLATPDGAAIAAALKTFVGITYDPATRRGRGNGSVEFSFEPNGSLQVRVEDAQLDLFIADQPSAMAGADDWPGMKQIEIPREELERTLVRGVRRAVEILAPSKVLTSPSKRDRETASGRLRWIDGHRVVLLSGSPREIGRAHGELLTDEAQACIDSVLHTFGVVQTIRSGSWFRHDLDAAFARLSPHIPDRHRIETRAMARALGLDENLVDSLNVFPELFHCSGFAVFGEATRDGKLYHGRVLDYMTTIGLQDSATTFIVAADGQIPFANVGYAGFIGSVSGMNAQAISLGEMGGGGEGRWDGVPMATLMRRALEECSTLDEVITLWRDSPRTCEYYYVFADGKTNRAVGVAADPDSIEFIQPGQADPRLGEGIQDAVVLSAGDRLKVLRQRVHEKHGQIDAEVGKWLMSRPVAMQSNLHNVLFVPADQVMYVANADHRRPAAERPYVRLDLRELLTSLAGRGGE
- a CDS encoding methyl-accepting chemotaxis protein, with product MKNRGVLGKLLLLVGISVVAFCAVGIFGIVSNKRIHDSVDRVRLTAEQFQKGALNITDPLSELRQLTLTMVMAPNLELQEQLNNEQRLLTNRLDQTFKQWDLAANSRREKEAFQNLRASWEDYREIKDFTVDKVMGGYREEAFINAIRAENDQFQLVNDQVKGWQQAIIADAEAVNQSAGEIADHALLVFILAIVIATALIGGFGFLTTRRIVGPIETLKKTASKIADHASSATIGEALDERIKVDSNDELGALAHAFNTMIGNMHAAMEKLDVAEKRTQAILNSTADGILTIDAKGTIQSLNASCESLLNYRASELRGQSVTAIIPSFRFNGRAPTSTATTAAGAGSGRAPRSDRHGDESEAYGVDKQGRQVPIALRVTQMEFSGERIFIATLQDIERRKQDEQERTRLFEAIRETVSHLSVASSEISATMKQQSLGIEEQASAVTQTSSAVEEAARTAQESMHLANEVAEASRRADEVGRSGRKAIEDTRVSMNNVRERVESTADSILMLAERAQAIGEIITTVNEIADQTNLLALNAAIEASRAGEAGKGFSVVAAEVKSLAQQARQSTGQIREILSEIQHATNHAVLATEQGTQSVGDASGVVVKAEQTIETLVTMVGEASRVAARIVTASSQQATSMDQITESMNQIDRTTRQAMAATHQTTHSAEDLNQLGSRLAELLADDASVDRLAPASHSA